The sequence below is a genomic window from Ornithobacterium rhinotracheale.
GCAAATCAGCTGAAAGCCCCCATTTAAATCTAGAAATCAAGCGCTGATCTACATCTTGGATGGCTACTGGCGGCTTATCCGAAGTTAAAATCAATTGATTGCCTCTGCGGTGCAAATCATCAAAGATTTGAAAAAAGACATCTTGCGTTCCCTTTTTACCCGATAGAAACTGAACATCATCAATAATCAAAACATCTATCATTTGGTAAAAATTAACAAAATCGCTATAATTATTGCTCACAGTTGCTGTTCTAAACTGGTTAGAAAACTTTTCCATAGAAACATATAAAACCGTTTTTTCTGGGTGTTTCTCCTTAATTTCAAGCCCTATGGCGTGCCCCAAATGCGTTTTACCAAGCCCCACTCCTCCGTGTATAAAAAGCGGATTAAATGAGGTGAGCCCTGGGTTTTTAGCAACAGCTTTGCCTGCACTGTATGCTAGCTGATTAGTCTCCCCCTGAATGAAATTATTAAAATTTAAGTTATCGTTCAATTGAGAGTTAATTTTTATTTTTCTAATCCCTGGAATGGCAAATGGGTTAGTAATTTCCCCGCTTTTAATGGGCGCATTTACCTCCTGTGGTTTAACTTTGGCCTTATTACTACTCGGCATACTCATCGTAACGGGAGTACCCAAAGTATTTTTACTCTGAGCCACCATTGCACTGTAATTCAGCTTGGCATTAGCTCCTAATTCCTTTACCAGCGCAGTTCTCACCAAATTCAGATAATGCTCCTCGATCCACTCATAATAGAACGCAGAAGGCACCTGAATTGTCAAAACATAGCTCTCCGAATCTAGCTTGATTGCCTTTATGGGCTTAAACCAAGTTTCGTATTCTGAGGGGCTTATGTTGTCCTTAATGAATTCTAAACATTTACTCCATACAGAAGCGGCTGTTACTGACATGAATTTTTCTTATATTTGTTAAACCTTACGATGATATTCCCACCAAAAAAATAGGAATGCTTTCGTGGGACAAAAATGTGAAAAAAATTCCATTAAAAAAAAGTCTTTTGCTATTGATTTTTCAATTATTTTTTTGTATATGAACTAAATATTTTTCTATGATTAAAGGAACTACTTATATAAGAGTGAGATACGGCGAAACCGACCAAATGGGCTATGCCTACTATGGGAATTATGCGCAATATTTTGAGGTAGGGCGTGCGGAACTTTTGCGCAATATTGGTCTAAATTACAAGCATTTAGAGGAACAAGGTATAATGACACCTGTGCTTAGCTTATTTTGCAAATACATTGCACCTGCTAAGTATGATGATGAGCTCTGCATCGAGACCTGCATTCCGGAAATTCCTACGGGAGCACGCATAAAATTCACCTACCAAATCACCAATCAAGAGGGGAAATTATTAACAATTGGGGAAACAGAACTTGTTTTTGTGGATATGAAGACTGGGCGCCCTACCAGCGTTCCACCCATTTTTAAAGAAACCTTACAAAAACTTATGCCTCAAAATGGGAGCTAATCCACTTGTGAAGTGATTAAGATTTCGTTAAAAGGCTCAAAACTATTTACAAAAGATTGATACTTCTTTAAACTTAATCGGAGGTCAAGCGTGCAATCAGCAAGGTACTTTTGCTTCAAAATTTGTGCTTGAAACTTCTCCACATTGCGCATTACCACCCCTTGCGAGGTATATGGGAATTTCACAGAAACATCTTTCATTTTTTCTATAATTCTAATTTCTGCCTCATTAAGAGTAAGTTCCGCACTTTCCTTGTAAGCCTTGATTAAACCACTCACCCCGAGCTTAATACCTCTAAAATAGCGAATTGAAACTACCAAACAATAAGTAAGCTCACGAGAAAGTAGCTGATTATAAATTGGCAGCCCCGCCGTGCCATTAGGCTCTCCATCATCGTTGGCTCGGTAAACCTCTCCCTCAAATCCCAAGCGGTAGGCATAGCAGTGGTGCGTAGCATCTGGATATTTTTGGCGAAGCTCCCCTAAGATTTGCTTTACCTCTTCCTCATCTTGCACGGGGTATGCATACCCCAA
It includes:
- a CDS encoding YigZ family protein — its product is MIFECKSIKNPIENIITKEKGSKFLGYAYPVQDEEEVKQILGELRQKYPDATHHCYAYRLGFEGEVYRANDDGEPNGTAGLPIYNQLLSRELTYCLVVSIRYFRGIKLGVSGLIKAYKESAELTLNEAEIRIIEKMKDVSVKFPYTSQGVVMRNVEKFQAQILKQKYLADCTLDLRLSLKKYQSFVNSFEPFNEILITSQVD
- the dnaA gene encoding chromosomal replication initiator protein DnaA, with amino-acid sequence MSVTAASVWSKCLEFIKDNISPSEYETWFKPIKAIKLDSESYVLTIQVPSAFYYEWIEEHYLNLVRTALVKELGANAKLNYSAMVAQSKNTLGTPVTMSMPSSNKAKVKPQEVNAPIKSGEITNPFAIPGIRKIKINSQLNDNLNFNNFIQGETNQLAYSAGKAVAKNPGLTSFNPLFIHGGVGLGKTHLGHAIGLEIKEKHPEKTVLYVSMEKFSNQFRTATVSNNYSDFVNFYQMIDVLIIDDVQFLSGKKGTQDVFFQIFDDLHRRGNQLILTSDKPPVAIQDVDQRLISRFKWGLSADLQTPDFELRKRILHSKLEQNGIELSEEVTNFIAENIKTNIRELEGALNSLIAQSLLIRKEITLELAERVLASLVKNQRKEITIDYIKKVVCDYFKVPIETIQGKSRKSDIAEIRHLAMYLARQYTNASLASIGEQIGKRDHATVLHSCKTAKNLIDTDKRFKSYVEDIKRKIGAE
- a CDS encoding thioesterase family protein, whose translation is MIKGTTYIRVRYGETDQMGYAYYGNYAQYFEVGRAELLRNIGLNYKHLEEQGIMTPVLSLFCKYIAPAKYDDELCIETCIPEIPTGARIKFTYQITNQEGKLLTIGETELVFVDMKTGRPTSVPPIFKETLQKLMPQNGS